In Cicer arietinum cultivar CDC Frontier isolate Library 1 chromosome 1, Cicar.CDCFrontier_v2.0, whole genome shotgun sequence, one DNA window encodes the following:
- the LOC101497453 gene encoding cytochrome b6-f complex iron-sulfur subunit, chloroplastic, giving the protein MEKRNLLNLLLLGALSLPTAGMLVPYATFFAPPGAGSATGGTVAKDAIGNDVIAEQWLKTHGPGDRTLTQGLKGDPTYLVVEKDRTLATYGINAVCTHLGCVVPFNTAENKFICPCHGSQYNDQGRVVRGPAPLSLALAHCDVGLDDGKVLFVPWVETDFRTGDAPWWS; this is encoded by the exons ATGGAGAAGAGGAACTTATTGAATCTGCTTCTTCTTGGTGCTCTTTCACTTCCTACTGCTGGAATGCTTGTTCCTTATGCTACCTTCTTTGCCCCTCCAGG ggCAGGTTCTGCAACTGGTGGTACCGTTGCCAAGGACGCCATTGGGAATGATGTCATCGCCGAGCAATGGCTCAAGACACATGGACCTGGCGACCGTACTCTTACACAAGGATTGAAG GGGGATCCTACCTACCTTGTGGTGGAGAAAGACAGAACACTTGCAACATATGGGATTAATGCAGTATGCACTCACCTCGGGTGTGTCGTGCCGTTTAACACCGCCGAGAACAAGTTTATCTGCCCCTGCCATGGATCTCAGTACAATGATCAAGGAAGAGTTGTAAGAGGACCTGCTCCCTTG TCTCTGGCATTGGCACATTGTGATGTAGGTTTGGATGATGGGAAGGTCTTGTTTGTTCCTTGGGTTGAAACAGATTTCAGAACTGGTGATGCTCCATGGTGGTCATAA